Genomic segment of Meiothermus sp. Pnk-1:
ACGTGCAGCACCTCTCGATCTTCGACTACATCGCGGTCTCGGGCTCGCTGGAGGAGCGCTACTTGGAGTATGTAGACCACCTGCACGAGCACTTCCTGGACCCGGTGCGGATCCAGGGGGGCCGCTATTTGGCCCCTAAGGGCCCCGGCTACAGCGTTGCTATGAAACCGGAGTCGCTCGAGGCCTACACCTACCCCACGGGCAGCTACTGGCAAGGAGGTTTCCCATGAGCCCTTACCGCCTGCCCCCCCTTTCCGAACCCCCCAAAGCCCAGCCCGGCGAGGTCTATCTGGTGGCCAGCGGCGACCTGCGTCCCTCGGCCAACCAGACCTGCTGGCCGGCCCAGGAGGAGATGGAACGCAAGCTGGCGCAGGTCTTCACCGAGTACGGCTTCCGGGTCGTGCGGGCCCACCCCTACGACCCCGTCGAGCGCCACGGCTTCATCTCGAGCCAGAAGATGGGCATGGAGGTCTTCCAGCGCATCCCCCCCGAAGCCCCTTTGGTGGTGGCCGAGGCGGTCTGGCAGTACAGCCACCACGTCCTCCCCGGCTTGCGCGACCACCAAGGCCCCATCCTCACCGTGGCCAACTGGAGCGGGCAGTGGCCGGGGCTGGTGGGGATGCTCAACCTCAACGGCTGCCTCACCAAGGTGGGTGTGAAGTACAGCAGCCTCTGGAGCGAGGACTTCACCGACGCCTTCTTCCGGCGGGGGCTCAAGGAATGGCTCGAGACCGGCCAGATCAGCCACGACCAAAGCCACGTGCGCGACCTAGACCCCGCGCGGCTGCCGAGGGCCGAGCGGGAGCTGGGGGAGGCCCTGGCCAGGCAGCTTCGGCGCGAGAAGGCCATCCTGGGCGTCTTCGACGAGGGCTGCATGGGGATGTACAACGCCATCCTCGACGACGAGCTGCTAAATCCCTGCGGCCTCTACAAGGAGCGCCTGTCGCAATCGGCGCTGCTGGCCGAGATGCGGCGGGTGAGAGACGAGGAGGCCCGCGCGGCCTACCAGTGGCTTCTGGACCGGGGGATGCAGTTTAAGCTAGGCGACGACGAGGCCAGCGAGCTCACCCTTTCCCAGGTGCTCGAGCAGCTCAAGATGTACATCGCCGCCGTGCGCATGGCCCACGACTTCGGCTGCGACGCCATCGGCATCCAGTACCAGCAGGGCCTCAAGGACATGGCCCCGGCCTCGGACTTGGCTGAGGGCCTCTTGAATAACGTAGAGCGCCCGCCGGTCCTGAGCCGCGACGGCCGGGCGGAGCTCTACGCCAACCAAGCCCTGCCCCACTTCAACGAGGTGGACGAGGGCGCGGCGGTGGACGCGCTGGTGACCAACCGGGTCTGGCGGGCCATGGGCTTCGACCCGGCCACCACGCTGCACGACCTGCGCTGGGGCGAGCGCTACGTGGGGGATGGCCTGGACGCTTTCGTCTGGGTCTTCATGATCTCCGGGGCCGCTCCCCCCTCGCACTTCATCGGGGGCTACCGGGGGGCCGAGAGCCTGCGTCAGCCGCCCATGTACTTCCCCTTGGGGGGCGGAACCTTGAGGGGGGTGAGCAAGCCCGGCGAGATCGTGTGGTCGCGGGTTTTCGTGATGGAAGGAGCCCTGCACGTCGATCTGGGCCGGGCCACGGTGGTCGCCCTGCCCGAGGGGGAGACCCAGCGGCGCTGGCGGCTCACCACCCCAGAGTGGCCCATCATGCACGCGGTGCTGCACGGGGTGAGCCGCGACCAGATGATGGCGAAGCACAAGGCCAACCACATCCAGGTGGCCTACGCCCCTTCGGCGGCGGAGGCCGACCGGGCTTTGGCCGCCAAGGCGGCCATGTTTGCGGCCATGGGCCTCCGGGTACACCTGTGCGGGGAAGTGGGGTGGAGCGGTGAGTAAACCCGGCGATGAGGTTGCGTTGAGGGGTGGCCTACGCCTCACCCGGCTCGGCCTGGGCGTGGGCACCCTGGGGAGCCTGTTCCAGCCGGTCTCGGACGAAGCGGCCCAGGCCGTGCTGGAGGCGGCCTGGGAAGGGGGGATCCGCTACTATGACGCCGCCCCCTGGTACGGTTTCGGCCTGGCCGAGGAGCGGTTGGGCCACTTCCTGGCCGGTCGAATCGGATACGTGGTCTCGACCAAGGTCGGGCGCCTGCTGCGCGCGGGCGCACCGCCCCATCCCAGCCAATTTGATGCCAGGGGTGAGCCGGTCTTCAAGACGCCCTCGCGCCTGAACGTGGTCTACGACTACACCTACGACGGCTTCATGCGCTCGCTGGAGGAGAGCCTAGGGCGCCTGGGCCTCGACCGGGTCGACATTCTGCTCATCCACGACCCCGACGTGGCGGGACTGAGTGTGCGCGAGGTGATGGAGGGGGGGTACAAAGCCCTCTTCGAGCTCAGGGAGCAGGGCGTGGTGCGGGCCATCGGTGCGGGCATGAACCAGTGGGAGATGCTCCTCGAGTTCGCGCGCGAAGGCGACTTCGACCTGTTTTTGCTGGCCGGGCGCTACACCCTCTTGGAGCAGGAGTCCCTGCGGGAATTCCTCCCCCTGTGCGTCAAGAAGGGCATCGGGGTGGTCATCGGCGGCGTGTACAACAGCGGGCTTTTGGCCAACCCCCGGCCCGGCGCGCACTACAACTACGCCGAAGTCCCCACCCACGTGCTGCAGCGGGCCCTGCGCATCCAGGCGGTGTGCCATCGGCACGGGGTGCCCTTGAAGGCCGCGGCCATCCAGTTTCCCCTGGGCCACCCGGCGGTGGTCTCGGTGCTCACCGCCGGCCGAACCCCCGAGCAGCTCGAGGAGAACCTCTCCATGTTCCAGATCCCCATCCCCCAAGACCTCTGGGCCGAGCTCAAAGCGGAGGGGCTCTTGGCCGAGGCAGCCCCGGTCCCCACCTGAAGAAGGAGGTTCCATGGCAGGAAGGCTCGCTGGCAAAACCGCCTTGATCACCGCCGCCGGCCAGGGCATCGGCCGGGCCACGGCCGAGCTTTTCATCCGGGAAGGAGCCCGGGTCGTCGCCACCGACCTCCACCCCGGGTTACTCCAGGGGCTCCCTTGCCGCACCGAGCGGCTCGACGTGACCGACCGTTCGGCTATCTTCGCGCTCATAGGCGCGCTCGAGCGCCTGGATGTGCTGGTCAACGTGGCCGGCTACGTCCACCACGGCACGATCCTGGAGTGCGGCGAGGAGGACTGGGACTTCTCCTTCGACCTGAACGCCCGCTCGATGTTCTGGACCATGCAAGCCGCCATTCCTAAGATGCTCGAGCGGCGGGGCGGGGCGATCGTCAACCTCTCCAGCGTGGCCTCCTCGCTCAAGGGGGTACCGAGCCGCTTCGTCTACAGCGCCACCAAGGCCGCGGTGATCGGCATGACCAAGGCGGTAGCCGCCGACTTCGTCACCCAGGGTATCCGCTGCAACGCCATCTGCCCCGGCACCATCGACTCCCCCTCCTGGAGGGAGCGGGTGGCCGAACAAGCCCGCCGCAGCGGCCAGAGCGAGGAGACGGTGCGCCAGGCTTTCATCGCCCGGCAGCCCATGGGCCGGGTGGGCCGGCCCGAGGAGGTGGCCCAGCTGGCCCTCTACCTGGCCTCGGACGAGTCGGCCTTCACCACCGGGGCGGTGTACGTCATCGACGGCGGCTGGAGCATGTGACATCCTCCCCACCCTCCCGCCAAGGCGGGGCGTCCGCAAAAGGAGTTCTGTGAGCATGGTCATCGATGCCCACCAGCACTTCATCTACCCCAGCCGGATCCACTACCCCTGGCTGGAGGAGGAGGCCCTCTCCCCCATCCGGCGCGACTTTACTCCGGAGGACTTGCAGCCTCTGCTGAGGGAGAGCGGGGTGGAGCGGACCATCCTGGTACAGACGCGCTCGAGCCTCGAGGAGACCCACTTCTTCCTGGAGATCGCCGCCCAGAGTGGCTTCGTAGCCGGGGTGGTGGGTTGGGTCAACCTGACCGACCCCAGCGTGGGCGAGGTTCTTGACGAGGTGCTGGCCTCCCCCCACGGGCGCTACCTGGTGGGCCTGCGCCACCAGGTCCACGACGAGGAAGACCCCTGCTGGCTCCTCCAAGACGCCGTGCAGCAGGGCCTGGAGGAGCTGGGACGGCGGGGGCTGGTCTACGACTTCCTCACCCGCACCCGCGAGCTGCCAGCCTGTCTCGAGACCGCCCGCGGCCATCCGGAGGTGCGCTTTGTGGTCGATCACCTGGCCAAGCCGAACATCCGGGAGGGGCAGTGGGCGGAGTGGGTGGAGCGCCTGGCCCCTTTGAGCGAACTCCCCAATGTATGGGTCAAGCTCTCCGGCTTGGTCACCGAGGCCGACTGGCAACGCTGGCGCCCCCAGGACTTGAGGCCCTACGTCCAGGAAGCCCTCCGGCTCTTTGGACCGGAGCGCTGCCTGTTCGGCAGCGATTGGCCGGTCTGCCTCTTGGCCGGAAGTTATGCCGAGGTCAAAGGGGCCTTGGAAGCTATCTTAGAGCAAAGCGGCCTCGAGCGGGCTAGCGCGGAGTGGAAGGGGATCTTCGGCACCAACGCGGCTACGGTCTACAGGGTCACCTCGTGAGCGAACCCGCGGTAAACTCCCGCCCCAAGAGCCCTCTCCAGGGAGGACGTGGCGGTGAAATCCCGCGTCCTGAGCTCGAGAACCTTGCCCCAGGTCTCATCGGGAAACCCCGGGGAAGCGGTGACCGACCAAGGGGCTCAGGATGGCATCGGCCTGACAAGACCGTGCCCGGGGTA
This window contains:
- a CDS encoding fucose isomerase produces the protein MSPYRLPPLSEPPKAQPGEVYLVASGDLRPSANQTCWPAQEEMERKLAQVFTEYGFRVVRAHPYDPVERHGFISSQKMGMEVFQRIPPEAPLVVAEAVWQYSHHVLPGLRDHQGPILTVANWSGQWPGLVGMLNLNGCLTKVGVKYSSLWSEDFTDAFFRRGLKEWLETGQISHDQSHVRDLDPARLPRAERELGEALARQLRREKAILGVFDEGCMGMYNAILDDELLNPCGLYKERLSQSALLAEMRRVRDEEARAAYQWLLDRGMQFKLGDDEASELTLSQVLEQLKMYIAAVRMAHDFGCDAIGIQYQQGLKDMAPASDLAEGLLNNVERPPVLSRDGRAELYANQALPHFNEVDEGAAVDALVTNRVWRAMGFDPATTLHDLRWGERYVGDGLDAFVWVFMISGAAPPSHFIGGYRGAESLRQPPMYFPLGGGTLRGVSKPGEIVWSRVFVMEGALHVDLGRATVVALPEGETQRRWRLTTPEWPIMHAVLHGVSRDQMMAKHKANHIQVAYAPSAAEADRALAAKAAMFAAMGLRVHLCGEVGWSGE
- a CDS encoding aldo/keto reductase, which gives rise to MSKPGDEVALRGGLRLTRLGLGVGTLGSLFQPVSDEAAQAVLEAAWEGGIRYYDAAPWYGFGLAEERLGHFLAGRIGYVVSTKVGRLLRAGAPPHPSQFDARGEPVFKTPSRLNVVYDYTYDGFMRSLEESLGRLGLDRVDILLIHDPDVAGLSVREVMEGGYKALFELREQGVVRAIGAGMNQWEMLLEFAREGDFDLFLLAGRYTLLEQESLREFLPLCVKKGIGVVIGGVYNSGLLANPRPGAHYNYAEVPTHVLQRALRIQAVCHRHGVPLKAAAIQFPLGHPAVVSVLTAGRTPEQLEENLSMFQIPIPQDLWAELKAEGLLAEAAPVPT
- a CDS encoding SDR family oxidoreductase, translating into MAGRLAGKTALITAAGQGIGRATAELFIREGARVVATDLHPGLLQGLPCRTERLDVTDRSAIFALIGALERLDVLVNVAGYVHHGTILECGEEDWDFSFDLNARSMFWTMQAAIPKMLERRGGAIVNLSSVASSLKGVPSRFVYSATKAAVIGMTKAVAADFVTQGIRCNAICPGTIDSPSWRERVAEQARRSGQSEETVRQAFIARQPMGRVGRPEEVAQLALYLASDESAFTTGAVYVIDGGWSM
- a CDS encoding amidohydrolase — translated: MVIDAHQHFIYPSRIHYPWLEEEALSPIRRDFTPEDLQPLLRESGVERTILVQTRSSLEETHFFLEIAAQSGFVAGVVGWVNLTDPSVGEVLDEVLASPHGRYLVGLRHQVHDEEDPCWLLQDAVQQGLEELGRRGLVYDFLTRTRELPACLETARGHPEVRFVVDHLAKPNIREGQWAEWVERLAPLSELPNVWVKLSGLVTEADWQRWRPQDLRPYVQEALRLFGPERCLFGSDWPVCLLAGSYAEVKGALEAILEQSGLERASAEWKGIFGTNAATVYRVTS